One segment of Castanea sativa cultivar Marrone di Chiusa Pesio chromosome 3, ASM4071231v1 DNA contains the following:
- the LOC142629613 gene encoding D-galacturonate reductase-like: MAATVPKVTISNGSQTMLLPVIGLGTATRPQVSETTKSAILDAIKIGYRHFDTAFIYGSEQPLGEAIAEAIKTGLIKSRDELFITSKLWCSFASPELVLPAIKTSLRNLQLDYLDLFLVHWPLKIIGEVKRLPIPKETIFPIDIKAVWEVMEECQNLGLTKAIGVSNFSTRRLDELLSFAKIPPSVNQVEMSPLWQQKDLREFCKAKGIHITAYSPLGSRGAKWGDSDSLEYKVLEEIAKAKGKTVAQVSLRWLYEQRVSFVPKSFNKDRMKQNLEIFDWSLTEEELNEISKLPQRRGVLPSMIMEPSDLVREIEAEI; encoded by the exons ATGGCTGCAACTGTCCCAAAGGTTACAATAAGCAATGGTAGCCAAACTATGCTACTGCCAGTAATTGGGCTGGGCACAGCAACACGCCCCCAAGTGTCAGAGACTACAAAATCAGCCATTCTTGATGCAATCAAAATCGGTTATCGCCACTTTGACACAGCCTTTATATATGGGTCGGAGCAACCACTTGGAGAAGCAATTGCTGAGGCCATCAAGACAGGCCTTATCAAATCCAGAGATGAACTCTTCATCACTTCCAAGCTATGGTGCAGCTTTGCCAGTCCAGAACTTGTCTTGCCAGCAATTAAGACAAGTCTCAG GAATCTTCAACTGGATTATCTTGATCTTTTTTTGGTACACTGGCCATTGAAGATTATTGGGGAGGTAAAACGACTCCCAATTCCTAAAGAAACTATATTTCCCATTGATATCAAGGCAGTTTGGGAAGTTATGGAAGAGTGTCAAAATCTTGGCCTAACCAAAGCCATTGGTGTAAGCAACTTTTCGACCAGGAGGCTTGATGAACTCCTTTCCTTTGCCAAAATCCCTCCATCAGTCAACCAA GTGGAGATGAGTCCACTTTGGCAGCAAAAGGATCTGAGGGAGTTTTGCAAGGCAAAGGGTATTCATATTACTGCTTACTCTCCACTGGGTTCGAGAGGCGCAAAATGGGGAGACAGCGACAGCCTTGAGTACAAAGTGCTAGAAGAGATTGCCAAGGCTAAAGGGAAAACTGTTGCCCAG GTTTCTCTAAGATGGTTGTATGAGCAAAGGGTGAGTTTTGTACCAAAGAGCTTCAACAAGGATAGGATGAAGCAGAACCTTGAAATCTTTGATTGGTCATTAACAGAGGAGGAGCTAAACGAGATCAGTAAGCTTCCACAGCGAAGAGGGGTTCTCCCTAGCATGATTATGGAACCGAGTGACCTAGTGAGGGAGATTGAAGCAGaaatataa
- the LOC142628753 gene encoding uncharacterized protein LOC142628753, translating to MDEEVNLDEEDDKLCEGMVSLKHSKDEKTRIQAPWEKAIIVKIFGRSLGYSFLAERLRSMWKPDGRMDCVNVGHDFFLIKFELQSDLDEVINGGPWFVGQQFLSICQWEPKFKASLASCLFVVVWVRLPELPIEFYELTILKKIGKTIGPILRIDSHTLNGGRGRFVRICIQIDVNKPLIRFIKIGRMIQPTQYKGLNSLCFAYGCLGHRKDQCPNVIKKLKSPMENPRSYSSNPSMGTTLSKACMGSGWW from the coding sequence ATGGATGAGGAGGTGAACTTAGATGAAGAGGATGATAAGTTATGTGAAGGTATGGTTTCACTTAAACATTCGAAAGATGAAAAAACAAGGATTCAAGCTCCCTGGGAAAAGGCTATCATTGTTAAGATTTTTGGTCGTAGCCTTGGGTATTCATTCTTGGCGGAGAGATTGAGGTCCATGTGGAAACCTGATGGTAGGATGGATTGTGTCAATGTGGGTCACGATTTTTTCCTCATCAAATTTGAGCTTCAATCTGACTTGGATGAGGTGATCAATGGGGGGCCCTGGTTTGTTGGACAGCAATTCCTATCTATCTGCCAATGGGAACCTAAGTTCAAGGCATCACTAGCTTCGTGTTTGTTTGTTGTAGTGTGGGTTAGGTTGCCTGAACTTCCTATAGAGTTTTATGAACTAACCATTCTCAAGAAAATTGGAAAGACCATTGGTCCAATCCTTAGAATTGATTCTCATACTTTGAATGGGGGGAGAGGACGTTTCGTGAGAATTTGCATTCAGATAGATGTCAACAAACCCCTTATCAGGTTTATAAAGATTGGGCGGATGATACAACCAACGCAATATAAGGGTCTTAATTCTTTATGCTTTGCCTATGGGTGTTTAGGTCATAGGAAAGATCAATGCCCAAATGtgattaagaaacttaaatcaCCTATGGAAAACCCAAGGAGCTATTCTTCGAATCCTTCTATGGGGACAACGCTGAGCAAGGCGTGTATGGGGAGTGGATGGTGGTGA